The Enterobacter kobei genome has a segment encoding these proteins:
- the clpK gene encoding heat shock survival AAA family ATPase ClpK, whose product MARKQCQVCGQPATVRVEANLNGRNSTMLLCDDHYRQLVRQQKRTVSPLEALFGSRSGLFEDFLGSDFFRIGEDATPVAADTDDVVDASFGEPATAGSGAPRRRGSGLASRISEQSEALLQEAAKHAAEFGRSEVDTEHLLLALADSDVVKTILGQFKIKVDDLKRQIESEAKRGDKPFEGEIGVSPRVKDALSRAFVASNELGHSYVGPEHFLIGLAEEGEGLAANLLRRYGLTPQALRQQVNKVVGKGAEDGRAETPTNTPELDKYSRDLTKMARDGKLDPVIGRAQEIETTIEVLARRKKNNPVLIGEPGVGKTAIVEGLAQRMVAGEVPETLRDKRLVELNINAMVAGAKYRGEFEERVQKVLKEVTEHQGELILFIDEVHTIVGAGQGGGEGGLDVANVFKPMMARGELNLIGATTLNEYQKYIEKDAALERRFQPVTVPEPTVAQAIMILRGLRDTFEAHHKVSISEDAIIAAAELSDRYITARFLPDKAIDLLDQAAARVKLSATARPVAVQELESELHQLRREQDYVAARKQYDQAAELGKRIEAKEAELKKLVEDWERERASGSAEVKAEHVAQVVSRLTGIPVNELTVEEREKLLHLEQRLHERLVGQDEAVRAVADAVRLSRAGLREGSKPVATFLFLGPTGVGKTELAKALAESIYGDEHALLRIDMSEYGERHTVARLVGAPPGYVGYDEGGQLTEKVRRKPYSVLLLDEIEKAHPDVYNILLQVFDDGRLTDGKGRVVDFTNTIIIATSNLGSDIIQRRLKAREAAGEEYEKTKAEVMDVLRGHFRPEFLNRIDEIIVFHALGKEEIRHIVGLQLDRVARSAASQGVTLTFDQTLIDHFAEEGYKPEFGARELKRLIRSELETALAREMLGGGIGKGDHASARWDDKAERVVFERKEPPQTPAEPEQPDVAKATETPHGDAGKDSSKKKSASDAS is encoded by the coding sequence GACGACCATTACCGGCAATTAGTGCGCCAGCAAAAGCGCACCGTTTCGCCGCTGGAAGCCTTGTTCGGCTCGCGCAGCGGCCTGTTCGAGGACTTCCTCGGCAGTGACTTCTTCCGCATCGGCGAAGACGCGACGCCAGTTGCCGCCGATACCGATGACGTGGTCGATGCCTCGTTTGGCGAGCCCGCCACCGCAGGTTCGGGTGCGCCGCGCCGTCGCGGCAGTGGGCTGGCCAGCCGCATCAGCGAACAGTCGGAAGCCTTGCTGCAGGAGGCCGCCAAACACGCTGCCGAATTTGGCCGCTCCGAGGTGGATACCGAACATCTGCTGCTGGCGCTGGCCGACAGCGACGTGGTCAAGACCATCCTGGGTCAGTTCAAGATCAAGGTCGATGACCTCAAGCGGCAGATCGAGTCTGAGGCCAAGCGCGGGGACAAGCCCTTCGAGGGCGAGATCGGCGTGTCGCCGCGCGTGAAGGATGCGCTCAGCCGCGCCTTCGTGGCCTCCAATGAACTCGGCCATTCTTATGTCGGTCCAGAGCATTTCCTGATCGGTCTGGCCGAGGAAGGCGAAGGGCTGGCCGCCAACCTGCTGCGCCGCTACGGCCTGACGCCGCAGGCGCTGCGCCAACAGGTCAACAAGGTGGTCGGCAAGGGCGCCGAGGATGGCCGCGCTGAGACGCCGACCAACACGCCAGAACTCGACAAGTACTCGCGCGACCTGACCAAGATGGCGCGCGACGGCAAGCTCGACCCGGTGATCGGCCGCGCGCAGGAGATCGAAACCACCATCGAGGTGCTGGCCCGGCGCAAGAAGAACAACCCGGTGCTGATCGGCGAGCCGGGTGTGGGCAAGACCGCCATCGTCGAAGGGCTGGCGCAGCGCATGGTGGCGGGTGAAGTGCCCGAGACCTTGCGCGACAAGCGCCTGGTGGAACTCAACATCAACGCCATGGTGGCCGGCGCCAAATATCGCGGCGAGTTCGAGGAGCGCGTGCAGAAGGTGCTGAAGGAGGTGACCGAGCACCAGGGCGAGCTGATTTTGTTCATCGACGAGGTGCACACCATCGTCGGTGCCGGCCAGGGCGGTGGCGAAGGCGGGCTGGACGTGGCCAACGTGTTCAAACCGATGATGGCGCGCGGTGAACTCAACCTGATCGGCGCCACGACGCTGAACGAGTACCAGAAATACATCGAGAAGGATGCTGCACTGGAGCGGCGCTTCCAGCCGGTGACGGTGCCCGAGCCGACGGTGGCCCAGGCCATCATGATTCTGCGCGGCCTGCGCGACACCTTCGAGGCGCACCACAAGGTCAGCATCTCCGAGGACGCGATCATCGCGGCAGCCGAGTTGTCCGACCGCTACATCACGGCGCGCTTCCTGCCGGACAAGGCGATCGACCTGCTCGACCAGGCGGCCGCGCGCGTGAAGCTGTCGGCCACGGCCCGGCCGGTGGCCGTGCAGGAGCTGGAGTCCGAACTGCACCAGCTACGGCGTGAACAGGATTACGTGGCCGCGCGCAAGCAGTACGACCAGGCCGCCGAGCTCGGCAAGCGCATCGAAGCCAAGGAGGCCGAGCTCAAGAAGCTCGTCGAGGACTGGGAGCGGGAGCGGGCCTCCGGCAGTGCCGAGGTCAAGGCGGAACACGTGGCGCAGGTTGTCTCGCGCCTGACCGGCATCCCGGTCAACGAGTTGACGGTGGAAGAGCGCGAAAAGCTGCTGCACTTGGAACAACGGCTGCACGAGCGCCTGGTGGGACAAGACGAGGCGGTCCGTGCCGTGGCCGATGCCGTGCGGCTATCCCGCGCCGGCCTGCGCGAAGGCAGTAAACCGGTGGCTACCTTCCTGTTTCTGGGCCCGACCGGGGTGGGCAAGACCGAGCTCGCCAAGGCATTGGCCGAATCGATCTACGGCGATGAGCATGCCCTGTTGCGCATCGACATGTCGGAATATGGCGAACGCCATACCGTGGCGCGGCTGGTGGGCGCGCCTCCGGGCTATGTCGGTTACGACGAAGGCGGTCAGCTCACCGAGAAGGTGCGGCGCAAGCCCTACAGCGTGCTGCTGCTCGACGAGATCGAGAAGGCACACCCTGACGTCTACAACATCCTGCTGCAAGTGTTCGACGACGGTCGCCTCACCGACGGCAAGGGCCGGGTGGTGGATTTCACCAACACCATCATCATCGCCACGTCCAACCTGGGTTCGGACATCATCCAGCGACGGCTGAAGGCGCGTGAGGCGGCTGGCGAGGAGTACGAAAAGACCAAGGCCGAGGTCATGGACGTGCTGCGCGGCCACTTCCGGCCCGAGTTCCTCAACCGCATCGACGAGATCATCGTCTTCCATGCGCTGGGCAAGGAGGAGATCCGCCACATCGTCGGCCTGCAGCTCGATCGCGTGGCGCGCAGCGCCGCCAGCCAGGGCGTGACGCTCACTTTCGATCAGACGCTGATCGACCATTTCGCGGAAGAAGGCTACAAGCCCGAGTTCGGTGCGCGTGAACTCAAGCGCCTGATCCGCAGCGAGCTGGAAACTGCGCTGGCGCGCGAGATGCTCGGTGGCGGCATCGGCAAGGGCGATCACGCCAGCGCACGCTGGGACGACAAGGCCGAACGCGTGGTGTTCGAACGCAAAGAGCCACCGCAGACCCCGGCCGAGCCGGAGCAGCCGGATGTCGCGAAGGCGACCGAGACGCCGCACGGCGACGCTGGCAAAGACTCGAGCAAGAAGAAGTCGGCGAGCGACGCATCTTGA